From Crassaminicella indica, one genomic window encodes:
- a CDS encoding NAD/NADP octopine/nopaline dehydrogenase family protein has protein sequence MKGNLFKELKFAVIGAGHGGQGIAGYLAYKGYKVNLYNRSIERIKKIKQRGYIDLVGDVVGRGILNLVTNSIEQAIKNVDVIMVVLPASAHKFIANNIAPFVTKDQYIVLNPGRTGGALEFKSIIARHNPLKEVCIVEAQTLLFACRALEEGKVKIFSKKEEVKVAALPAVRNHEFINKINEVFPEFTPASSVLETSFNNVGALLHPIPTILNCARIENTKGDFRYYIDGITPAVAKIIEQVDEERIQVARALGVKVMSLKEWLAYTYNAYGNTLCEALKNAKGYWGIQAPMSLDTRYIYEDVPQSLVPIWDMANHLSLQTPTIQAIVHLASILHNTDYYRSGRKVIDMGLEGLSINEIQAFVIDGQVSDSRGVVA, from the coding sequence ATGAAAGGAAATTTATTTAAAGAACTTAAATTTGCTGTTATCGGTGCAGGACATGGAGGACAAGGAATAGCTGGTTATTTAGCTTATAAGGGATATAAAGTTAATCTATATAATCGTAGCATTGAAAGAATTAAGAAGATTAAGCAAAGAGGGTATATTGATCTTGTAGGAGATGTTGTTGGAAGAGGAATACTAAATTTAGTTACCAATAGTATTGAACAAGCTATAAAAAATGTAGATGTAATTATGGTTGTGTTACCTGCTAGTGCACACAAATTCATTGCAAACAATATTGCGCCTTTTGTAACAAAAGATCAATATATTGTCCTAAATCCCGGAAGAACAGGAGGCGCATTAGAGTTTAAGAGTATTATCGCACGGCATAATCCATTAAAGGAAGTTTGTATTGTGGAAGCACAAACACTTCTTTTTGCATGTAGAGCGTTAGAAGAAGGAAAGGTGAAAATATTCAGCAAAAAAGAAGAAGTAAAAGTTGCAGCCCTTCCAGCTGTAAGGAATCATGAATTCATCAATAAAATCAATGAAGTGTTTCCAGAATTTACACCAGCTTCAAGCGTGCTAGAAACAAGCTTTAATAATGTAGGTGCTCTCCTTCATCCTATTCCAACAATTTTAAATTGTGCTAGGATTGAAAATACAAAAGGGGATTTTAGATATTATATAGATGGCATTACTCCTGCTGTAGCTAAAATTATTGAGCAGGTAGATGAAGAAAGAATTCAGGTGGCGAGAGCTTTAGGGGTTAAAGTTATGTCTTTAAAAGAATGGTTGGCATACACATATAATGCTTATGGAAATACCCTATGTGAAGCGTTAAAGAATGCAAAAGGATATTGGGGAATTCAGGCACCTATGAGTTTGGATACTAGATATATTTATGAAGATGTACCTCAAAGCTTAGTTCCTATTTGGGATATGGCAAACCATCTAAGTTTGCAAACTCCAACTATTCAAGCCATTGTTCACTTAGCATCTATTCTTCATAATACGGATTATTATAGAAGTGGCAGAAAAGTAATAGATATGGGACTAGAAGGATTATCTATAAATGAAATACAGGCTTTCGTCATCGATGGTCAAGTATCAGATTCAAGAGGAGTGGTAGCGTAA
- a CDS encoding L,D-transpeptidase family protein, with the protein MLKRCLLWIMIYSLCMSMLLYVGSFFEHTENKVDLNAPIRLCKENEYVGWEEKKLKENPDYKNLWILIDINEKRLELIDLDYKKILRKYRIASGKPSTPSPIGSWKIIGKGRWGEGFGTRFMALNVPWGKYGIHGTNKPNSIGWASSHGCIRMNNKDVEELYKFVKVGTPVTIQGGVFGPFGNGFRIIEPGFRGSDVYEVQRFMKEKGYYPLWVDGIYGEGMKRYVIKFRKDHGLNLTHNIDGEFYKALGIQLFE; encoded by the coding sequence ATGTTGAAAAGATGTTTATTATGGATAATGATCTACAGTTTATGTATGAGTATGCTGCTTTATGTAGGCAGCTTTTTTGAGCATACAGAAAACAAGGTGGACTTAAATGCACCTATAAGATTATGTAAGGAAAATGAATATGTAGGATGGGAAGAAAAAAAGCTTAAAGAAAATCCTGATTATAAAAATCTTTGGATACTTATAGATATTAATGAAAAAAGATTAGAATTGATTGATTTAGATTATAAAAAAATTCTACGAAAATACAGAATTGCAAGTGGCAAGCCAAGTACTCCATCTCCTATTGGTAGTTGGAAAATTATTGGAAAAGGAAGATGGGGAGAAGGCTTTGGTACAAGGTTTATGGCACTTAATGTACCGTGGGGCAAATACGGAATACATGGTACCAACAAACCAAATTCTATTGGATGGGCATCTTCTCATGGTTGTATAAGAATGAACAATAAGGATGTAGAGGAGTTATATAAGTTTGTCAAAGTAGGTACTCCTGTGACCATACAGGGAGGTGTCTTTGGTCCTTTTGGGAATGGATTTCGGATAATAGAGCCAGGCTTTAGGGGTTCAGATGTTTATGAAGTACAAAGGTTTATGAAAGAAAAAGGATATTATCCACTATGGGTGGATGGTATTTACGGAGAAGGTATGAAAAGATATGTGATTAAATTCAGAAAGGATCATGGACTAAATCTTACACATAATATAGATGGAGAATTTTATAAAGCTTTAGGAATACAGTTGTTTGAATAA
- a CDS encoding 4Fe-4S binding protein, with translation MAAKKSHQSWSWILMVLFITLSIVDIRFGLLGFICMGAPIYHALRGEGKIHCSKYCPRGSILGKFLQYISLNNNLPKAFRGKNAKNILLTIMMVMFGISLYHAFYQPNVLRAVAFAVFRLMMASFILGIIMGVIFKPRSWCQVCPMGHATGLIKESQDKKAKK, from the coding sequence ATGGCCGCAAAAAAATCACATCAATCATGGTCATGGATTTTAATGGTGCTATTCATCACACTATCTATTGTAGATATACGTTTTGGATTATTAGGATTTATCTGTATGGGTGCTCCTATTTATCATGCTTTACGAGGAGAAGGAAAAATTCATTGTTCTAAATATTGTCCAAGAGGTTCTATATTAGGTAAATTTCTTCAATATATAAGCTTAAACAATAATTTGCCAAAAGCTTTTAGAGGAAAAAATGCGAAGAATATATTATTAACGATTATGATGGTTATGTTTGGTATATCTTTATATCATGCATTTTATCAACCTAATGTGCTAAGAGCAGTAGCTTTTGCTGTTTTTAGATTGATGATGGCATCATTCATATTAGGGATTATAATGGGAGTTATTTTCAAGCCACGCAGTTGGTGTCAAGTATGTCCTATGGGTCATGCAACAGGGCTAATAAAAGAAAGTCAGGATAAAAAAGCGAAAAAATAA
- a CDS encoding methyl-accepting chemotaxis protein, with translation MFRNRKIVKQINELIENFESNDVSSLEKADKENYGNKVVKLFTKILKTCKVSIPRINQLIKGTLRIATEVSTFNVGLFHFSSDIKRVAIKLKEASETMGAAIQQTNASMTQVADTIVEHASSVENILVQTDTLLKITETNDKMIKQMKKMQADVSNSAVSMDEDTKNLLSVIEEMKNIVAGISEIAGHTNLLALNASIEAARAGENGRGFAVVADEVKKLAESTKEQLHSVETMMLTIEAVSNKSRESVKDTLKAIGNIDKYTEQMIRAFAESRSVIESVSSGIKVMADSTEEISVASQQVSAAMQVVSEDSNKLLYVADDLYKKSEEISRLGNEIERIEEELSHLSKISGKMSNEAYFKISNDDFIEILEHAIHGHINWINTLQKMAEEMKIQPIQIDGTKCKFGHFYYAVNPVHTEIKRIWGKIEQIHLELHALGHYVMEHIENNDRISAQRDSKKAKEYSQKVMEMFVALKEKTKELSQQGIDVF, from the coding sequence ATGTTTAGGAACAGAAAAATAGTAAAACAAATAAATGAACTTATTGAAAATTTTGAGAGTAATGATGTGAGTAGTTTGGAGAAAGCAGATAAGGAGAATTATGGAAATAAGGTTGTGAAATTATTTACAAAGATATTAAAAACCTGTAAGGTGAGTATACCAAGAATCAATCAGCTGATAAAAGGGACATTACGTATAGCAACGGAAGTGAGTACCTTTAATGTAGGCTTGTTTCATTTTTCAAGTGATATAAAAAGAGTAGCTATAAAACTAAAAGAAGCTTCTGAAACTATGGGGGCAGCTATTCAGCAAACAAATGCAAGTATGACTCAAGTAGCAGATACAATAGTGGAACATGCATCTTCTGTTGAAAATATTTTAGTACAAACAGATACATTATTAAAGATTACAGAAACAAATGATAAAATGATTAAGCAAATGAAGAAGATGCAGGCAGATGTCTCTAATAGTGCTGTTTCAATGGATGAAGATACGAAAAATTTATTATCAGTAATAGAAGAAATGAAAAATATTGTTGCAGGGATTAGTGAGATTGCAGGGCATACAAATTTATTGGCTTTAAATGCAAGTATTGAAGCAGCAAGAGCAGGTGAAAATGGTAGAGGTTTTGCAGTAGTTGCAGATGAAGTTAAAAAGCTTGCAGAAAGCACAAAAGAACAATTACATTCAGTAGAAACAATGATGCTTACAATAGAGGCTGTATCGAATAAAAGTAGAGAAAGTGTGAAAGATACATTAAAAGCTATTGGAAATATAGATAAATATACAGAGCAAATGATAAGAGCTTTTGCTGAAAGTAGAAGCGTTATAGAATCTGTAAGTAGTGGAATCAAAGTTATGGCAGATAGTACGGAAGAAATTAGTGTAGCTAGTCAACAAGTGAGTGCAGCTATGCAGGTTGTCAGTGAAGATAGTAATAAATTATTATATGTTGCAGATGATCTATACAAAAAATCAGAAGAAATTAGCCGGTTAGGAAATGAAATAGAAAGAATAGAAGAGGAGTTATCACATCTTTCTAAAATCAGTGGAAAAATGAGCAATGAAGCATATTTTAAAATCAGCAACGATGATTTTATAGAAATACTAGAGCATGCTATTCATGGGCATATAAATTGGATCAATACGTTGCAGAAGATGGCTGAAGAAATGAAAATTCAGCCAATACAAATAGATGGAACAAAATGTAAATTTGGGCATTTTTATTATGCTGTAAATCCTGTTCATACTGAAATCAAAAGAATTTGGGGTAAAATTGAGCAAATTCATCTAGAACTCCATGCATTAGGACATTATGTTATGGAGCATATTGAAAATAACGATAGAATCAGTGCGCAGAGAGATAGTAAAAAAGCAAAGGAATATTCTCAGAAAGTAATGGAAATGTTTGTTGCCTTAAAGGAAAAAACAAAAGAACTTTCACAACAAGGAATAGATGTTTTTTAA
- a CDS encoding amidase domain-containing protein — protein MLIFITMKKKRLMILLGIFTFFILCMLLFLFVPKVSTVFVEQEISHELQKIFDKRTNAILNNDMEALKNLYDCSRKYGLWAYEHEKKKMKYLHGWSEKQGIKFTDINPIVMVKWIKDKGDRITVNLTVCSEYKYVYENDPEKINLFRIGTYHSLDIRPTEEGWVIIREWYTDPFADSMHLEQVKTEKIKEYILSQDVRDFSNMIERRKNAVCYADKYCGAAGDREYSYNKKYKNYNPLGGDCANFASQILYEGGKFRKNYSWNYGKGATRAWINAHGFKDYMLYSGRASKVAYGTYDKVYKAAYKLLPGDFIAYEKNGKITHISVITGADSKGYPLVNSHNTDRYRVPWDLGWSDRDIRFWLIHVHF, from the coding sequence ATGCTTATATTTATTACAATGAAGAAAAAAAGATTAATGATATTATTAGGAATTTTTACTTTTTTTATTTTGTGCATGCTTTTATTCCTTTTTGTTCCTAAAGTATCTACTGTTTTTGTAGAACAAGAAATATCACATGAACTACAGAAGATTTTTGATAAAAGAACTAATGCTATTTTAAATAATGATATGGAAGCGCTTAAAAATCTATATGATTGTTCAAGAAAATATGGATTATGGGCTTATGAGCATGAGAAGAAAAAAATGAAATATTTACATGGATGGTCTGAAAAACAGGGAATAAAATTTACAGATATTAATCCAATTGTAATGGTGAAATGGATAAAGGATAAAGGAGATCGCATTACTGTTAATTTGACTGTCTGTTCTGAGTATAAATATGTTTATGAAAACGATCCAGAAAAAATAAATCTTTTTAGAATAGGAACTTATCATTCTTTAGATATTAGACCTACTGAAGAGGGGTGGGTGATTATTAGAGAATGGTATACAGATCCATTTGCAGATTCTATGCATCTTGAACAAGTAAAAACAGAAAAAATAAAAGAATATATATTATCTCAGGATGTCAGAGATTTCTCAAATATGATAGAAAGAAGAAAAAATGCTGTATGCTATGCAGATAAATATTGTGGAGCAGCAGGTGATAGAGAATACTCTTATAATAAGAAATATAAAAACTATAATCCATTAGGAGGAGATTGTGCAAACTTTGCTTCTCAAATTTTGTACGAAGGAGGAAAATTTAGAAAAAACTATTCATGGAATTATGGAAAGGGTGCTACAAGGGCGTGGATCAATGCGCATGGCTTTAAAGATTATATGCTCTATAGTGGAAGAGCTTCTAAGGTTGCTTATGGAACTTATGACAAAGTATATAAAGCTGCTTATAAGCTTTTACCTGGTGATTTTATAGCTTATGAAAAAAATGGAAAGATTACACATATATCTGTGATAACAGGTGCTGACTCTAAAGGGTATCCTCTTGTAAATTCGCATAATACAGATAGATATAGAGTACCATGGGATCTTGGCTGGAGTGATAGAGATATAAGGTTTTGGCTTATTCATGTGCATTTTTGA
- a CDS encoding glutaredoxin family protein, translating to MSKNVVVYSSNTCIYCKEAKDYLKSLGVEYTEKNVSTDMAARKELIKKGFMGVPVIMVDDEVIQGFDKDKIDELLK from the coding sequence ATGAGTAAAAATGTAGTAGTATATTCAAGTAATACATGTATATACTGTAAGGAAGCAAAGGATTATTTAAAATCATTAGGAGTGGAATATACAGAAAAAAATGTTTCTACAGATATGGCAGCTAGAAAGGAATTGATCAAAAAAGGATTCATGGGCGTGCCAGTAATTATGGTAGATGATGAAGTAATTCAAGGATTTGATAAAGACAAAATAGATGAATTATTAAAATAG
- a CDS encoding HesB-like protein, with translation MYINVSDKAKEMITKQLKEKEQESAFLRIFIKGFGUGGPTFGIALEGSKDDEKDYLEEVNGLKIIVEKDLLNQFKNFQIDYSDGWFSKGFRIIAGAGGSSC, from the coding sequence ATGTATATAAATGTTTCAGATAAAGCAAAGGAAATGATTACAAAGCAATTAAAAGAGAAGGAACAAGAAAGTGCCTTTTTAAGAATATTTATCAAGGGCTTTGGTTGAGGTGGTCCAACATTTGGAATAGCCCTGGAAGGGTCAAAAGATGATGAAAAAGATTACCTTGAAGAAGTAAATGGATTAAAGATCATAGTAGAAAAAGATTTATTAAATCAGTTTAAAAATTTTCAAATAGATTATTCTGATGGATGGTTCTCTAAAGGATTTAGAATTATTGCAGGAGCAGGAGGTTCATCTTGCTAA
- a CDS encoding DUF3137 domain-containing protein gives MGWIGYDTEEKWIQFSREIDGKYVEGGLFKSSQVKANISNWRIVLDTQLIATGRTRTTHTRIRARFVNISGFTFKIHKNGLFSKIGRLFGMQNILIGDSIFDDKFIIKGNDEQKVKQLFSNKKIREMINAQSGIYLEITDEYGGSNILENNIAELKFSVDGEIKDVDRLKQLFELFEKLLNELCNMGMIDRINSKL, from the coding sequence ATGGGTTGGATTGGATATGATACGGAAGAAAAATGGATACAGTTTAGTAGAGAAATAGATGGTAAATACGTAGAAGGTGGATTATTCAAATCTTCACAGGTTAAAGCAAATATATCTAATTGGAGAATTGTTTTAGATACACAGCTTATTGCAACAGGGCGAACACGTACTACTCATACTAGGATACGAGCACGTTTTGTGAATATATCAGGATTTACTTTTAAAATTCATAAAAATGGCTTATTTAGTAAGATAGGTAGATTATTTGGTATGCAGAATATATTGATAGGCGATAGCATATTTGATGATAAATTCATAATTAAAGGAAATGATGAACAAAAAGTAAAACAATTATTTTCAAATAAAAAGATTAGAGAAATGATAAATGCTCAATCTGGAATATATTTGGAAATTACAGATGAGTACGGAGGTAGTAATATATTAGAGAATAATATTGCCGAATTAAAGTTTAGTGTTGATGGTGAAATAAAAGATGTAGATAGATTAAAACAATTGTTTGAATTATTTGAGAAATTATTAAATGAGTTATGTAATATGGGAATGATAGATAGGATAAATTCTAAATTATAA
- a CDS encoding PH domain-containing protein, with product MNSILLAIAIIFVVVGSLSYLLSTSYCITNGQIIIRSGFAKTNIAISEIKHIFISNQYSQPEEKDETCIYLSMSYYNVTDRIVIKMNNNKTYFIALNNIQKFIEDVKKNGIELK from the coding sequence ATGAATAGTATATTGTTAGCAATTGCAATAATTTTTGTAGTAGTAGGAAGCCTTTCGTATTTGTTATCTACAAGCTATTGTATAACAAATGGACAAATTATTATTAGAAGTGGCTTTGCTAAAACAAATATTGCTATTAGTGAAATAAAGCATATTTTTATATCTAATCAGTATTCACAACCAGAAGAAAAGGACGAAACATGTATATACCTATCAATGTCATATTACAATGTAACGGATAGGATAGTTATTAAAATGAATAATAATAAAACATACTTTATTGCTTTAAACAACATTCAAAAATTTATAGAAGATGTTAAGAAAAATGGGATAGAACTTAAATAA
- a CDS encoding cobalamin B12-binding domain-containing protein — translation MKKYLGAAIGNCVHVGGVVNFLRLAEEEGNTVEFLGAAVKIEKLIAAIINIKPDVVSIGFRLTPDAVRPLLNELKKHIYEKNLKDIEWIFGGTKPVAKIAEEYDFFSKIFDGTEDLDDVINYIRGRNLKEASGNEPQNIVERIASKYPYPVIRHHFGLPSFEETYEGIKKISEAKVLDVISIGPDQNAQENFFTPEKMDHDLDGAGGVPLRKVEDFKKLYEASQRGNYPLLRCYSGTAEVFRFAEMLKDTINNAWCAVPLCWYNVLDGRGQREVLESITQSQQLMKWHAKRNIPIEVNEAHHWSLRDAHDTIGVAMAYLAAYNAKKMGVKNYIAQYMFNVPPSMYHSMDLAKMLAKIEMIESLEDENFKAYRQVRAGLASLSADLDVAKGQLAASTYLAMSIKPHIVHVVGFSEADHAAKPEDVIESCKIVRGVIRSTLHGMADMTKDQAVKNRKNELIEEAKILLNTIKSLYPESKDPWSDPKVLTDVIKRGIIDAPHLRGNKSAKGTLETRIVNGKCMAYSKRLGRVVSEKERITELLNNEIDKSFSA, via the coding sequence ATGAAAAAATATTTAGGAGCAGCAATTGGAAATTGTGTACATGTAGGTGGTGTTGTAAACTTTTTAAGACTTGCAGAGGAAGAAGGAAATACTGTTGAATTTTTAGGAGCAGCAGTTAAAATAGAAAAATTGATAGCTGCCATTATTAATATAAAGCCTGATGTGGTGAGTATAGGTTTTAGATTAACTCCTGATGCAGTAAGACCTTTACTTAATGAACTTAAAAAACATATATATGAAAAAAATTTAAAAGATATAGAGTGGATTTTTGGTGGAACAAAACCTGTAGCAAAGATTGCAGAAGAATATGACTTTTTTTCTAAAATATTTGATGGTACAGAGGATTTAGATGATGTCATCAATTATATAAGAGGAAGAAATTTAAAAGAAGCTTCAGGGAATGAACCTCAAAATATTGTTGAAAGAATAGCATCTAAGTATCCATATCCAGTTATTAGGCATCATTTTGGTCTGCCATCCTTTGAAGAAACATATGAAGGGATAAAAAAGATTTCAGAGGCAAAGGTTTTAGATGTGATTTCTATAGGGCCAGATCAAAATGCACAGGAAAACTTTTTTACACCAGAAAAAATGGATCATGATTTAGATGGAGCAGGTGGAGTACCATTAAGAAAAGTAGAAGACTTTAAAAAATTATATGAAGCTTCTCAAAGAGGCAATTACCCGCTATTAAGATGCTATAGTGGAACAGCGGAAGTTTTTCGGTTTGCAGAAATGCTGAAGGATACTATAAATAATGCATGGTGTGCTGTGCCTCTATGCTGGTACAATGTATTAGATGGAAGGGGTCAAAGAGAAGTTTTAGAATCTATTACACAGAGCCAGCAGTTGATGAAGTGGCATGCAAAGAGAAATATTCCTATAGAGGTAAATGAAGCCCATCATTGGAGTTTAAGAGATGCTCATGATACTATTGGTGTAGCTATGGCATATTTAGCAGCTTATAATGCAAAGAAAATGGGTGTCAAAAATTATATTGCTCAATATATGTTTAATGTACCTCCATCTATGTATCATAGTATGGACCTTGCTAAAATGCTTGCAAAAATAGAGATGATTGAATCATTAGAAGATGAGAACTTTAAAGCATATCGACAAGTAAGGGCAGGACTTGCGAGCTTGAGTGCGGACTTAGATGTAGCAAAGGGGCAATTAGCAGCTTCTACCTATCTTGCTATGAGCATAAAACCTCATATTGTTCATGTAGTAGGCTTTAGTGAAGCAGATCATGCAGCAAAGCCTGAAGATGTAATTGAAAGCTGTAAAATTGTAAGAGGAGTTATAAGATCTACACTTCATGGAATGGCAGATATGACTAAGGATCAGGCTGTGAAGAATAGAAAAAATGAGCTAATAGAGGAAGCAAAAATTTTATTGAACACAATAAAATCTCTATATCCTGAAAGTAAAGATCCTTGGAGTGATCCAAAGGTACTTACAGATGTTATCAAGAGGGGAATTATTGATGCACCACATTTAAGAGGAAATAAGAGTGCAAAGGGAACTTTAGAAACAAGGATCGTAAATGGAAAATGTATGGCTTACTCTAAAAGATTAGGAAGAGTCGTTTCTGAAAAGGAGAGAATTACTGAACTGTTGAATAATGAAATCGATAAAAGCTTTTCTGCATAA
- a CDS encoding CPBP family intramembrane glutamic endopeptidase — protein MRMLKTCNDFLYNMKTPKYVVFMACVGYASSIILLNIIYLIMGINFSQDGGPTYINVLDEILFAIILSPIIETLVFQTFVFTVMKEMRWFKSKEFLIMLFSAVCFSGMHMIYNAYYAMSAFIIGLILAYSFSIYSKKGKKASVVVILIHSFINMISVIFSY, from the coding sequence ATGAGAATGCTAAAGACTTGTAATGATTTTTTGTATAACATGAAGACTCCCAAATATGTGGTGTTCATGGCATGTGTAGGTTATGCATCTTCAATTATTCTCTTAAACATTATCTACTTGATTATGGGTATTAATTTTAGTCAAGATGGAGGACCAACTTATATTAATGTTTTGGATGAAATATTATTTGCCATAATTTTATCTCCTATAATTGAAACTTTAGTATTTCAAACATTTGTATTTACAGTGATGAAAGAAATGAGATGGTTTAAAAGTAAAGAATTTTTAATTATGCTATTCTCTGCTGTGTGTTTTAGCGGAATGCATATGATTTATAATGCTTATTATGCTATGAGTGCATTCATAATAGGGTTGATCTTAGCATATTCATTTTCAATTTATAGTAAAAAGGGAAAGAAAGCATCTGTAGTAGTTATTTTGATACATAGTTTTATAAATATGATATCGGTTATATTTTCATATTAG
- a CDS encoding NAD(P)/FAD-dependent oxidoreductase — protein sequence MIRVNEVKLSLDENTSILKERIAKKLKINEKDIIDYKIYRESIDARRKNISFVYSIDVQVKNEEKILKKNKNVKKSPSLEYKDIASGNKRLENQPIIIGMGPAGMFAGLILAKRGYRPIILERGEDVDTRTKDVESFWNIGKLKIDSNVQFGEGGAGTFSDGKLTTRIKDIRCRKVLDEFVKMGAPEEILYVQKPHIGTDILKNVVKNIRKSIEAFGGEVRFKSKVTDFFIEDGKIKGLEINGSTRIAAKEVILAIGHSARDTYEILHKRGVQIRQKPFSIGVRIEHQQGMVNRSQYKEFAEHPRLGAADYRLTYQSKNGRAVYTFCMCPGGTVVAAASEENMVVTNGMSEYKRDKENANSALLVQVNTDDFESDHPLAGVAFQQKWEKLAFQAGGSNYFAPAQLVGDFLKDVPSNKLGNVKPSYLPGVKLTDLKKCLPGFVIESMKEAIIEMDKKLNGFAMSDAVMTGVETRSSAPIRIERNADTMESINIKGMYPIGEGAGYAGGIISAAVDGIKAAERIIEKYTPFI from the coding sequence ATGATTCGTGTAAACGAAGTAAAATTATCATTAGATGAGAACACAAGTATTCTAAAAGAAAGAATTGCAAAAAAATTAAAGATAAATGAAAAGGATATTATTGATTATAAAATATATAGAGAATCAATAGATGCGAGGAGAAAGAATATTTCATTTGTTTATAGCATTGATGTACAGGTGAAAAATGAAGAGAAAATATTAAAGAAGAATAAAAATGTAAAAAAGAGTCCTTCTCTTGAATATAAGGATATAGCTTCAGGAAATAAAAGATTGGAGAATCAACCTATTATTATTGGTATGGGACCTGCTGGTATGTTTGCAGGATTAATTCTTGCAAAGAGAGGATATAGACCTATTATATTAGAACGAGGAGAAGATGTAGATACAAGGACAAAGGATGTAGAAAGCTTTTGGAATATTGGAAAACTCAAAATAGATTCAAATGTTCAGTTTGGTGAAGGGGGAGCAGGAACCTTTTCAGATGGAAAATTAACCACTAGAATAAAAGATATAAGATGTAGAAAAGTATTGGATGAATTTGTAAAGATGGGTGCACCAGAGGAAATTCTTTATGTGCAAAAGCCTCATATTGGAACAGATATTTTAAAGAATGTAGTAAAAAATATAAGAAAATCCATAGAAGCTTTTGGGGGAGAGGTTAGATTTAAAAGTAAAGTAACGGACTTTTTCATAGAAGATGGGAAGATAAAGGGATTGGAGATTAATGGAAGTACAAGAATAGCTGCGAAAGAGGTGATTTTGGCTATAGGTCATAGTGCAAGAGACACTTATGAAATTTTACATAAAAGAGGAGTACAAATTAGGCAAAAGCCTTTTTCAATAGGGGTACGCATAGAGCATCAACAGGGCATGGTGAATAGGTCTCAGTATAAAGAATTTGCAGAGCATCCAAGATTAGGTGCTGCTGATTACAGACTAACTTATCAGAGCAAAAATGGTAGAGCGGTTTATACATTTTGTATGTGCCCGGGAGGAACAGTTGTTGCTGCAGCATCTGAAGAGAATATGGTAGTAACTAATGGTATGAGTGAATATAAGCGTGACAAAGAAAACGCGAATAGTGCTTTATTAGTACAGGTAAATACAGATGATTTTGAAAGTGATCATCCACTTGCAGGTGTAGCATTTCAACAAAAATGGGAAAAACTAGCCTTTCAAGCAGGAGGCAGTAATTATTTTGCACCAGCTCAATTAGTAGGGGATTTTCTAAAGGATGTACCGTCAAATAAATTAGGAAATGTAAAGCCTTCTTATTTACCGGGTGTGAAATTAACAGATTTAAAAAAATGTCTTCCAGGCTTTGTGATAGAGTCTATGAAGGAAGCTATTATTGAGATGGATAAAAAATTAAATGGGTTTGCCATGAGCGATGCAGTCATGACAGGAGTAGAAACAAGAAGCTCAGCACCTATTAGAATAGAAAGAAATGCGGATACAATGGAAAGCATCAACATAAAAGGTATGTATCCTATTGGGGAAGGAGCAGGATATGCAGGGGGGATTATTTCTGCTGCGGTAGATGGGATAAAAGCAGCAGAGAGGATTATAGAGAAATATACACCTTTCATATAA
- a CDS encoding CPBP family intramembrane glutamic endopeptidase yields the protein MDEILFAIILSPIIETLVFQTFVFTVMKEMRWFKSKEFLIMLFSAVCFSGMHMIYNAYYAMSAFIIGLILTYSFSIYSKKGKNASVVVILIHSFINMISVIFSYL from the coding sequence TTGGATGAAATATTATTTGCCATAATTTTATCTCCTATAATTGAAACCTTAGTATTTCAAACATTTGTATTTACAGTGATGAAAGAAATGAGATGGTTTAAAAGTAAAGAATTTTTAATTATGCTATTTTCTGCTGTGTGTTTTAGTGGAATGCATATGATTTATAATGCTTATTATGCTATGAGTGCATTTATAATAGGGTTGATCTTAACATATTCATTTTCAATTTATAGTAAAAAGGGAAAGAATGCATCTGTAGTAGTTATTTTGATACATAGTTTTATAAATATGATATCGGTTATATTTTCATATTTGTGA